The window TTTAGTTATAAGTATTTATATTTTAACTGTCAAATTAAATAACTCTTGAATCAAATTGCGTGTGGCCATCCCACCCTAAACCGGCTGTCCGACAATATAATAATAGGGAAAAAATGTGAAAAATAAGGTATTTTAAGCCCTTAAATTAAAAAAAGGAATTAATCCGGTACTGGGCGTGAATATCGGACAGTCTCTGAAGAACGGGGTATTCGTGGCCTTCCGCACACCTATTGAAATAAAAGGACTAAAAAATTGGAAAATAAAATGACTGAAAAGGCTACTGGAAGAATTACTGCGTAATCCTTCTAGCTTCAAGATAATACCTTTTCTCGTTTTCCTTTCCAAGAGAAAAGGATTTTCTTGGGAGAATTCCCTTCTTTTTTATAAGAGCAAAGAATTCGCTTCTTTTCAATGAAGGAAGAAAGAAACCAATACTTTCAGGCTCTTTTCCTAGTTTCTCCACCACTTCAGGGTCATGTTCATATTCAACCGGATAACCGTCAATAACCTCGTCAAGGGTTTCAACCTCCAGGTCATGCGCGGGGTTATCAAAGATAAGGACGCCACGCCGTTCTTTTGTTATAAATCCAATTGAGTGAGCGGTAACCGGATTATCCGCAGCCGGATTATTGGTAACCGAATTACCAGTAACCGAATTACCAGTAACCGAATTACCAGTAACCGAATTACCAGTAACCGAAAGATCAGTAGTTGAATTACCGGATGGAGCTTCTATGGATGGAGCTTCTATGGATGGAGTTTCTATGGATGGAGCTTCTATAATCCTCGCATTGAACCTTTTAAGCAGTTCCTCAGGGTCTACCCCTCTTACAATCCTGTGAATTGGCTCAAAGGTAAGCCCGGGATCATGAATGTTTACAAGCTCTACGAGTGCATATCTTGCCGGGTGGTTGTCCGGGACAGTCCCTTTAATTTTCTCCCAGAAACTCTTTGCTGTAGCAAGACTGTGGTTTCCATCCCCAACCAGGAGAAGTCCAGGAGCCTGAATCCTTTCCGAAATCTCCCAAATTGTCTTTTCATCGCTAATCTTAAAGCCTCTGATATGACCGCCATCTTCCATCAGGTCAAAATCATAAACCTTATCTCCTGCATAAACCGGATTATCTATGTTCAGCGGGATAACGGAAAAGTCCGGGTCGTCGTATAAAACAAGAACATGCGAAAGCTCCAGCTCTGCATTTTCTCTTATCATGACTCTTGCAGGAAGCCTTTCTTTGATTGTTTTTTCAGTCGGTCTGATTAAGGATTCGGACCCATCATATTCGTATTCTTCCAGATCGATTGCGACAACCAGACCTGTCCTTTCACTGCCTGAAACAGCACGCTTTACAAGAACAAAGCAGGCGCCGTGATCAACAAGAGTAGCTTTGTAATTGCACATTGCTTTATGGATCTTATTTACTCTATTTTCGTCCAAAGGAAGATATATTTCAGGGTAAATTAAATTAAGAGCAGAAGGAGTATCTCCAACAAATTCTTCTACTCTTCTCCAGTACTCTATATCCTGAGTATGCTGGTCACAGGCAATTACTGCCCATTCTTTCCAGTTAGCCTCTGGAAGAAGAATGTGGGGAACGTGCAACATCATGGCTAATTAAAAAATAGAGAGAAGATATAAAGATTTCTAAACTCTTTCCTGAATTCCTTCTCTGAAAATCTTCTGCCGCATACACTGATGTAAAGAATAGAGACTCCTCTTTTGTTAAGGGTACTTTATCGATAGCTATTTTATCGAGAGCAGCCTGTGATAGGTCCTGTAAGGGATAATATGTGGGATAATTTGAAGGCGGGCAAGATCCGGGTTGGGGGATCTATAAAATGCTTTAGTAAATGGATTTGGGAGAACCTGCTGTCCTTTTCGGTCCGGATAGGCCGAATTATCGCTAGAGTTCTCGACCTCTGCGTTTTTCCGGAAGGCATGGACCTCTTATGGCAGACTCTAAAACCCAGGACCCGAAGGCTAACTCCGGTAGAGGAACAGGAAGCACGAACCGTATTTGGAGACAGCATCAATTACCGGCAGGTGCGTATAGACGAACATTCGCTAATTGCCTGGCTCGGGGCAAAGATAAACAATTGCTCGGGTATGGGTGTTACCACCTTTCATACGATCAACTTCAATGGAAAGATTAAGACTGCTGCAGGCAATTCAAACATGAAGTGGCTTATTCATGAATTAGTCCATGTAGCACAGATGGAACAGGTTGGCTCAAAATATCTGGTTGAAGCATTTTATGCACAGGCAACAGAAGGATATGGATATACTCCCGGTGCAAAACCACATTTTTGTGACTATAACCGCGAACAACAGGCATCGATTGCTGCAGATTATTATATTGCACGTATTTCATGCGGTTCAACGGCTCCTTATGATACGTGTATTGCAGAACTGCAAGCAGGGGAGTTATAACTCTGGTCTTATCCTGACCCGGTCCCCTTCTACACCTACAAAACTACAACTACAAAATGTCTTTTCCAATCATTACGTAATTTTACAAAAATTCGGAAATGGAAAAAATTAAGGGATATAGATAACAGAACCCTGAAAATCCTGGCACCATTCGGTTTTAGTCTGCTTTTAATTAAGCCTGGGTGAAACAGGTATTGTACCAGTCTCGTATCTGCAGGCAATCGAATTTATAGTTTACTCTGGAGAGCTGATGGGGTGGAGGTTCCGCCCCTTAGACATTCCGGTCAAAGTCCCAATTAAAGTTAAACTGCTCACAGTTGAAGTTATAGTTTTCCTGAACATCAGGTATGGTGCATGTTTCTTCTTCCAGTTTCCTCTTTTTCAGCTTCTTCTTTGCTAACTGAAGTCTCTTCTTCAGCTTCTTCTGTGCTAGCTGAAACATTTTCTGTGCTAGCTGAAACATTTTCTGTGCTAGCTGAAACATTTTCTGTGCTAACTGAAGCCTCTTCTTCAATTTTAGGCGCAGGCACTGCTTTAGCTTCTATTTAATCTTCTTCCTTTTCAGTTGCAGTTTCTGCTTCAGTCTCTACTTTTTCTCCCTTTTCAGTTGCAGTTTCTGCTTCAGTCTCTACTTTTTCTTCCTTTTCAGTTGCAGGCACTGTTTTTTCCACGACTTCGTCTTCATTTTCAGGACCAAGTACTGCTTCAGCCACTTCTTCTTCCTTTTCGTCTTCCTTTTCGTCTTCCTTTACAGGTGCAGACACCGCTTTCTCCTTTTCTACACTAACTGAAGCATCAGAGATTTTTAAGTTTATCTTATTTATTGGGAACTTCTGATATACTTCCTGTTTTGAAAGATCGCTAAAAGTGTTCTCACTTACTATTATATTCCTGAAACTTTCGTGAGATGGGAAATCGACTCCGTATTTTCCACTATTTTGAACATTATTTGTAATTATAAGAGTATCTCCAATACCATTTTCCCCTCCTTGATACGTAACCCCAGTGATTCCATCCATAATATTATCTTTTATTATATGCACTCCATCATTTACATTGCCTCGTCTTACGACTGCCCCATATCCACCATATACTTCATTCTCGGTAAATTCTGAGTATTGTGTACCGTCAAGAAATGCAAAAAAGTATGGGAGCTGCGGATATATTTTATTTTTAGTGACTATATAATTAATAGTAACTGGATGAGCATCAACAACACATGAGCCGGCAATTTTTGCCCCTATCAGAGTGTTATCGGCGATAAAAACATCTCGATTTAAAGATTTGAGTTCAGCTGAATTGCCTGTTATAGCATGCCTGCAATTCTCGATGTGATTCTGTTCTATATTGACAAAAGCCGAACCGCTAGCTACATTTACACCATATCCACTTCCAGGCTTAAGGCAGTCATATATTTCATTATTATTAACATCCACATTAAAGCAGGAATACAGACAAATAGCCCCAAATCCACTATTACTGAACCAGGAATTAGTAATAGAACTGTCTTTGCAATATTGCATAATCAGTCCATGATGAGACGTTTTCGAACCCGTATCTTCTATCCTTATATTCTTTATATTCATTTCAATAGGTCTGTATACTTCAGTTTGGACGATCTCGAACAGGCTGTAATCTCTAAGAAGTGGTTGATTTAAAGTGACGACATTTCCATTTACACTTTTAACAGCATATATTTCCCCAGTCATTTGATCAGGATAATCAAGAGGACACCACTGAACATTTTTCCAAATCTTAATCAAGTCGTTCTGGTGAACCTGGGAAGCGTCAGATAAAACCACTTGAGATGAACCCTTTTTAGCGTTAGCTTTCAGGTTTTTGTTAGTGATCAATGATCCACTGAAATAAATCCCGTAAAATTCTTTTTCAGGAGTTTGAATGTGAAGAGTTACTTTCCCTTCACCTATAATGTCCAGACTTTTACTACTTTGATATATTCTCTTTTTTATATAATAGTCTCCTTCGCGGATAATTATGGTGTCTCCACTTTTTGAGTTATCTAGCGCCGCCTGGATGCAAGCGGCGTCGTCTTTATAATCAGATGTCAGATAAAGACCGGAGACCGCTGGTTCAGAATCATCGTCAATTACGATGTTTGCTGCCAAAGCAGCAGGGCTAATTAATACAATACAAAAAAGAGTAAGGGCAAATATTTCCAAATAAGTTTTTAAAGTTTTCATTATAAATCATCCCAAAACTTGTTTTAACTTCGTTATAGAATTCCTCCATAGTATCCACTCAACCATAATTTCCAAAGATAATAGAGATATTAAATCCAATTCTCACTGGCAATGAGAATCATAATATTTCTTAAAACCTTTCGATGTAAGAGAGACGTATTTTCATACGATTGAGTGACTATTATGTGTGCTTTTCGACAAACAGTTCAAACTTAAAAACTCTGTCCTTCTATTTTGTGTACTCTTCACTTTTCCAAAAGATATGCGTTAACAAATGCGTTTTTATTTGATTATAAGTTACAACAATTAACCTGATGTGTCAAACTAATGATTTTAATTCAGCCTGGGTATAACAGATCTGGCCCCGGATTCTCTGCAGGCGCACTTATGTTTTTACTGGATATCGGGCAAGTTGCATGTTCCTTCCCTAAGGCGTTCCGGGTTCCAGTCTCAATTGTAGTTTTCCTGGGCTTTTGTTACGTCATTCGCCTGTTCACATTCACTGTTACAGTTATTCTGGTCACATGTTGTTTGATAACCGGGTATAGGAACACAGGTTGTAGAAGCTGCAGGAATTAAAGTCAACGATATTAAAACAACAAAAAAGCATTCTATTGCCTTCAAGATTGACTTTCTGTTAAAATTCATGTTCTACCTCCTATTTTGCTTACTTTTGGTCCGATAAACCCGTACTCAAAAAATATGTGGAAGATAAACATATAAAGATACTTGTTCTAGAATGTCTGAACTTATACAATAAAATTACATGTAAAGCTTTATAACACTTTATTTTATTTCATAAAGGATTATCATTCCATTGTCATATGATTGATATTTTGAAACACTTAAATGTAAGATCCACAAAATTCATCAAAAAAAGTTTAAGGAATTTGACACTTACAATCAAGTTCATGAAAAATAGGGTTATAAAATAATTATTGTGAATTTTGATGAGATAAATAGCTTGCTTGTAACAAAAGGGAAGGGAATTACTTTCAAAATATAACCAATTTTTATAAATTTATGTAACTTGTCAAGTTCAGTTGGGCAAAAAAGAAGGAGAAATATCAGTGCCAATGTGTGGCGGTCAAACGATGGGCCTGATTATCTATTGTTCCGACATATAAAACCAATCAAATATAAATAGGCCGCCAAAAATTAGGTTGTCCATCATTTGTTGATTGATATTAATCAAAAATAATCGAAATACAGTTTACAGCTATTTATTTCCCACGTTTTTAGCACTGCTGTGGCCTGTCTGCTGTGTGAGCATATAAAGGCAATCAAAAGCCATGTTTGAGACTATGCCATGGAAACATCAATCAAGTATTAGTGGACGACCATATTAATCAAAAATAATCGAAATACAGTTTACAGCTATTTATTTCCCACGTTTTTAGCACTGCTGTGGCCTATCTGCTGTGTGAGCATATAAAGGCAATCAAAAGCCATGTTTGAGACTATGCCATGGAAACATCAATCAAGTATTAGTGGACGACCAAAAATTAGGAAATGGAAAAAATTAAGGGATATAGATAACAGATCCCTGAAAAAGGAGGCAGTGTCCTGTTAATCCCTCATCATTTTTTCACTTTAGCCAGAACTTCTGCTTTTTATTCAGAGTCCTCGACATTTATCGAATATGCAAAATTGTCCGCATTTATAGGGAGAATTGAAAGCTCCCAATCTCCAATTGCTCCGGGTATTGTATACGTTTCAGTATAGTGCCTGTCGCTATTTTGATAGTTTGGGTTTTCATTATTTGACCATACCGGGAAATTATTCCATTCAATGTATATATTGTCGCTCTGTGTTGTTTTTACAAGAGTCATATCAACAGGGCTGGAATTGTATTTCAGGTTCAGTTTAAATGATGGGTCTTTCTCTTTCGGTGGGGAACGCAGCCATAAATCCGAGCCATAAGAATTAGTGGAAACTTCAATTGTTATCGGGCTTGCAGTCCTGGTGCTGAAGGTTTTTACATAAGGAACTGAAAGCGGTTGTTTAACTATGAAATTCAGCTCTATTTGTGGTTCATTCCCATAATTATTCTCTTTCCCATTAACATTCATTGCGATGTAACCACTGTAAGTTCCTGTAGCATTTTCCGGAACAGGGACCTTGATGGTCATGTCAGCGATTTCACCTGGGGTTAAAACCGAAGGCGCAGAGATTTCTATTGCGTCGTCCTCAAGACCAAATGTGTCAACTGTATAATCATATCTGGTTGCTTTCGGATTGATGGTGATATTTTTGTCTGCTACGTTTTTGATTTTCATCGTGTACTCATATTCCTTTCCAGCCTCAATGGTATCAGAGATGTAACTTGTCTGAAGCTCAAGCTTCTGATAAACCGGAACCGTGAAAGAAAGGTACATTGCATTGACATACTGAGGATAGTCTGTTCCGGAACCTGGCACCAGATCATCTGTAAAGGCTATGTAGGTTTCAAAGTTCCCACCATCCGAATCCTCGGGAACGTTTACTTCAACGGTAAATTCCTGTTCTGCACCTGGATCTACTGTTGCACTTGCTGGAGATATGGTTATCCAGCTTTCGTCTAAATTATAATAACTGTTAGGTACAGCTGCAATTTTTGGTTCTATGTTAAGTGCTTCATTACCATTGTTTCTGAAGCTTACATTGAAACTGCTGCTCTCTCCCTGCTGTAGATTCATATTATAATAATTGGGATTAATCTCATGTGTTACGATTTCAGTCGGAACGGGAGGACAAACGGTGTCGTTTCCAACTCCTCCATTCTCCGATTGAGCAAATGCAGCCGGTACCGATACCAGGCAAAGCATTAATCCTAAAAATAGGGATCCTACACTCAATAATGTACTCTTACTCATATTTCGGACTCCTTATTTGTGTGATACAGCCGATGTAACCAACGCATTCAAGCTTCCCCGGTTGTCTGTAATGCTG is drawn from Methanosarcina lacustris Z-7289 and contains these coding sequences:
- a CDS encoding DUF1015 domain-containing protein produces the protein MMLHVPHILLPEANWKEWAVIACDQHTQDIEYWRRVEEFVGDTPSALNLIYPEIYLPLDENRVNKIHKAMCNYKATLVDHGACFVLVKRAVSGSERTGLVVAIDLEEYEYDGSESLIRPTEKTIKERLPARVMIRENAELELSHVLVLYDDPDFSVIPLNIDNPVYAGDKVYDFDLMEDGGHIRGFKISDEKTIWEISERIQAPGLLLVGDGNHSLATAKSFWEKIKGTVPDNHPARYALVELVNIHDPGLTFEPIHRIVRGVDPEELLKRFNARIIEAPSIETPSIEAPSIEAPSGNSTTDLSVTGNSVTGNSVTGNSVTGNSVTNNPAADNPVTAHSIGFITKERRGVLIFDNPAHDLEVETLDEVIDGYPVEYEHDPEVVEKLGKEPESIGFFLPSLKRSEFFALIKKKGILPRKSFSLGKENEKRYYLEARRITQ
- a CDS encoding right-handed parallel beta-helix repeat-containing protein, coding for MKTLKTYLEIFALTLFCIVLISPAALAANIVIDDDSEPAVSGLYLTSDYKDDAACIQAALDNSKSGDTIIIREGDYYIKKRIYQSSKSLDIIGEGKVTLHIQTPEKEFYGIYFSGSLITNKNLKANAKKGSSQVVLSDASQVHQNDLIKIWKNVQWCPLDYPDQMTGEIYAVKSVNGNVVTLNQPLLRDYSLFEIVQTEVYRPIEMNIKNIRIEDTGSKTSHHGLIMQYCKDSSITNSWFSNSGFGAICLYSCFNVDVNNNEIYDCLKPGSGYGVNVASGSAFVNIEQNHIENCRHAITGNSAELKSLNRDVFIADNTLIGAKIAGSCVVDAHPVTINYIVTKNKIYPQLPYFFAFLDGTQYSEFTENEVYGGYGAVVRRGNVNDGVHIIKDNIMDGITGVTYQGGENGIGDTLIITNNVQNSGKYGVDFPSHESFRNIIVSENTFSDLSKQEVYQKFPINKINLKISDASVSVEKEKAVSAPVKEDEKEDEKEEEVAEAVLGPENEDEVVEKTVPATEKEEKVETEAETATEKGEKVETEAETATEKEED
- a CDS encoding COG1470 family protein, whose translation is MSKSTLLSVGSLFLGLMLCLVSVPAAFAQSENGGVGNDTVCPPVPTEIVTHEINPNYYNMNLQQGESSSFNVSFRNNGNEALNIEPKIAAVPNSYYNLDESWITISPASATVDPGAEQEFTVEVNVPEDSDGGNFETYIAFTDDLVPGSGTDYPQYVNAMYLSFTVPVYQKLELQTSYISDTIEAGKEYEYTMKIKNVADKNITINPKATRYDYTVDTFGLEDDAIEISAPSVLTPGEIADMTIKVPVPENATGTYSGYIAMNVNGKENNYGNEPQIELNFIVKQPLSVPYVKTFSTRTASPITIEVSTNSYGSDLWLRSPPKEKDPSFKLNLKYNSSPVDMTLVKTTQSDNIYIEWNNFPVWSNNENPNYQNSDRHYTETYTIPGAIGDWELSILPINADNFAYSINVEDSE